The region AACAGATCGGCCAGAAAACCGGCGAGTGCCAGGCCGAAAATGATGGCCAGAAAGGTGGTCATCAGGAGCAGGCCGTTGGCTTTGGGCAGCTCGGATTTGTGGAAGAGTTCGGGCAGGATGCCATACTTGGGGGGGCCGAACATCGCACTGTGTGCCCCCATCAATCCGAGAATCAGAATCAGGAGCGGAAGTGACCCCAGATAGAAGCCGATGAGACCCGCGAGTACCAGGCCGATCTCGGCAATCTTGCACCAGAAGGCAATGGTTCGCTTGCTGAAACGATCAGAAAGAAAACCAGCGAAGCCTGAAAGAAAGATGAACGGCACCGAGAAAGCCACTGTGGCTAACCCTTGATTCAGCCCTTTGTTATCCGGGGTATTTGGCCCGAAGATCGGCGGGGCTGCCACACAAATGAGCAACACGAGTTCTTTGAAAAGATTATCGTTAAACGCACCCAGGAATTGCGTGGCGTTGAGTCCCCAGAAGGCTCTGTCTTTCAGCAGTGGCTGGTTGGAAAGAGCCGTAGTCATGAGGCATTTCCTGATGAAGTCGTCGGGCAAGATTTTGAGAGATGGATGAGAATCATGTGCAGAAATGTGGCTGGAGTCTAGCTGAAGCGGGGTGGGATGTCTTGCCAGAAGGTTTTTGCATCGACATCAATTCGTCGCCGTTGGTTCTTATGGGTGTTTGCCGGACAGGCCACGCCCTTTCGCACTGTTTCCATTTCTGGGCCTCCAGCGTCGTGCCACCCTTCAAAGTGCCACCCGTTGAGTGGGTGAAAGGTGCACCCCGCACTGTCGCCATCAAAGATTACTTCGATTCGCGGCGTTCGCGGGCGTAGCGAATGCGGCAACCTCGGGCGATCACTTCGGCTTTGGGGACGGGTTGACCTGACAGGATGGCATCCAGAGCTGCCGAGACATACTTGACTTCGACACTTTCGGCTTCGGTCTTATCGTCCATGGCACCCATGTAAGCAATCTTCCGTTCTCCATCGAGCACATAAAACTCGGGAGTAAAAATCGCCCCGTAATCCTTGGCGATTTTCTGCGTCTCATCATACAGGTAAGGGAACGAGTAACCTTTCTTTTGAACGCGCTGAGTAATTGCTTCCAGACGATCCTGCGGAACCTGATTCACACAGACAGCGACCACCTCGACTCCCCGTGGTGCGTAATCTTTTCGCAGCTTTTCAATACGTTCTTCGTAGTCCACAGCCGTCGGACAGGAGAGGCAGGTAAAGACGAGGACCACGGCTTTACACTCCGCCAAATCCGCGAGCGAATGCTCCTTACCATCGGCACCGGGCAGTTTGCTCCAGGCGGGAGCCTTGTCGCCAATGCTGAGGACAGTGTTGAATTCACCGGCAGCCAGCAGAGCCGGCCAGGCCAGCCACAGGCCGATGAAAATCATGTTCCGGGCGATCGAATGGAAGAGCATGCATCATTCCTTGCCTTGAGGCGCGGGGTGTCAGACTAGTCACGAAGAACATGCATTCTACTGCAAATGGACTCTTTTTCGCCCGAAATCTGGCCATCACCAGGAAGTTCAATTCTCAGCGGGAAAGGACGTGAACTCTGATTATGGTTCACAAGCGAATCTAGCCATAACCGGCGGTTTGATTGCCGAATTCCCGCGATAGGTGTACAACGATGACACTCAAGGAGTGGGTTTTGCCATGCACCAGTTTTCGCGAACATTCGATCGCGGATTGACGACGATTCGAGAAATCGAATGGGTTTCGTCTCCCAGGAGATCAGCAGCCGAGGAGAGGCTATGCTCCGGGTGTGTCTGCAGATTCTGGCAGAAGGTGTCTCGCCCGGATGTGTTGCGGATTGAGGGCAGCCGATGAAGTCTTCCCGCCGTACACCTAAGATCCTGTTTGCAGGTGGTGGTACCGGCGGGCACCTGTTTCCCGGTCTGGCAACGGCTGCGGCCATCGAAGAGATCTGCCCGAAGGCGAAGTTTTTATTTGCCGGGACAGAGCGACCGCTGGAACGTGAGATTCTGGCGACGAGCCCTTACGAGCAGACAACGTTACCAGCCGAGCCATTACGCAATCTGTGGCAATCGCCACTGCGGTTTCTCAGCCGAAGTTTTACAGCCTGGCGGGCAGCCCTGAAAATTGTCGATCAATTCAAGCCCACCACGGTCGTGGGGTTGGGTGGTTATGCGAGTGTGCCGATGCTGCTGGCAGCCCGGCGCCGCAAGATTCCTTATATTCTGCTGGAACAGAACACGATTCCAGGGCGTGCGACTCGCTGCATGGCGACAAAAGCCCATTGCATCTGCGTGACGTTCGATGAAACCAGAGCTTATCTGCCACGTTCGTGCAAAGTTCTTGTGACCGGCAATCCACTCCGCACCGAAATTTGCCAACTGGCCGAGACGGCGTATACACCCGAACGGAAGACACTGGTGATTCTCGGTGGTAGCCAGGGGGCAGATCGACTCAATGAAGCGGTCGCACTCATGCTCGAGCAGAATGGCAAAATGCTTGAGGGCTGGGATGTGATTCATCAATCGGGGCCGAGGCAGGAAGTTGCCCTGAAAGCCCGGTACGCTCGCAGGTCGTTGCCTTGTGAAGTGCACGCGTTTATCAAGGACATGCAGAGTGTTTATCGCCGAGCCGGGATTGCGATTGCCCGCTCAGGAGCCACGACACTTTCAGAGCTGGCCTGTGCAGGGATTCCGTCAATTCTAGTGCCCTACCCTGAATCGTCGGATGGACATCAATTGCGCAATGCCGAAAGTTTTGCCAAGCGGCAGGCCTCACTCGTTGTCGAGCAGGCGGCTGATGTTCTGGAAACATCAAAGCAGCTTGAAGCCGCTCTGAACGCTCTGGTTACGGACTACCGTCATCGTGAAGCAATGTCGCGAGAAGCGAAGAGCTGGGCCCGGCTGGATGCCGCCCGGCGGATCGCTGCTGAAGTGCTGGAACTCGCTCAACTCGACAAAAATCATCTCAAGGAAGCGACGTAATGGATCAACGGGATTTGCCACTCCTGCTGGTGACAGGGACAACTGGACTGGTCGGTCGGCATGTGGTGTTGTGGGCCGCTAAAAATGGCTATCGCGTACGGGGACTGGTTCGTAAGCCGTCGTCGTGTGCCGGTTTCTTTCCGGAAGAGTTGATGCCGGTGATTGAATTGGTGGAAGGAGATCTGGAGGACGGCGTCAGCCTGGAAAAGGCCGTTCAGAATGTCAACTTCATTGTCCATTGTGCGGCCAAAGTGGGCGACTGGGGCCCGACGGAAGAGTATCGCCAGGTGAATGTCGAAGGGACACGACTGCTGATCGAAGCGGCACGGAAACAGCCGGCGTTTGAGAAGTTCGTGCACATCAGCTCTTTGGGTGTCTTCCCGGCAAAAGATCATTACGGAACCGATGAGGATGTCCCGGTCAGCACTTCCGGGATCGACGGCTACACATTGACCAAGCGGGAGTCTGAACAGCTCGTCAGCGATTACTCGCAGAAAGAAAAGTTTCCGGCAGTGATCCTGCGCCCTGGATTTATCTATGGCCCGGGCGATCGCTCAGTTCTGCCAAGGCTCATTGAGAGGCTTAAGACAAAGCAGTTCGCTTATCTGGGTTCGCCCGAAAAACTGATGAATAACACTTCGGTGCACAATCTGGTGCAGGCAGTCGCGACTGTGCTGAAACACACGACACCCGCGGGAAGAATCTATCATGTGACTGATGGTCGGCTCGTCACCAAGCGTGAGTTTGTCGAGACCGTGGCCCGATGTGCGAAACTGCCTTTGCCGAAAAAGGTGGTTCCTTTGCCTGTTGCAAAAGTTCTGGCCAAAGTGCTGGAGCGTATCTGGAAGCTGCTTGGTAAGCAGGAAGCTCCGCTGCTCTCGAGCGCGCGAATCAAATTTCTGGGATTGAATCTCGACTTCAGCTCACATCGTCTTCAGATGGAACTTGGTTACCAGCCTGTGATCGATTTTCAACAGGCGATGCCAGCCGCCGTGGCTGATCTTTGTGGTGCACCTGCTGAAACTTTCGTGGAACCACCTCAGCGGAAGATTGCCTGATGAACGCTGTATTCGAATCAGACAAGCTCCGTCGAGCGGCGAAATGGTTCTGCTCGTGGGAAGGTTTTCTCGTCTGGGCGTTCATCCCTTACGCGCTGTCACTCGGCCCGTTTTTCTGGTCGTGGTATGGGGCAATTTTCGAGTTGCGATCCGCCTGGTGGCTGGGTGCTTATGTGCCACTGCAGGTGCAGATATGGCTCTGCCCGATCTATGGCGATCTGCTCGACTGGTATCTTCACTGGTGGATCACGAGTTGATTGAACTTAGGGACGACCAGCTTACTTGTAGCCAAGATTGCGTTCGATATCGCGGGCTTCTTTGGACATGAGCAGATTCTTGAGAGGATCACGCTCATCTTCGAGGGCTTTGCTGCCTCGCCCCTGCTGGCCGACGAAGCCCCATTTGTCAGATTCGACGCCGTTCATCGCGTTTTCATCTTTCGCTTCCGGATCGTAGTAGAGTGCTCGCTTCATCTCGGTCATCGTGCAGCCCACAAGAGTCAACCCAAGCAATGTGCAGCCCAGGAGCAGGGCATGACCGGCCCGCCAGCCTGTGCGACTCCGTGATGATCCGTGAAGATTATTCATGATTCGAACCTGAAGTTTTGAGGACAGGCTGGTAGAGCAGTGCCGTCTATCGATAGACATCACAGACGAAGCACTGGCTCCTGTCTCTCAGTTGAAGATGAGGGAAAGATGGCCAGAGTGGTGGAAAAATGAGTGATGGAAAATCAGGGGCAGGAGGAAGTAGCGGGAGTGAGCGGTATCGTTTCTAACCCGCAAACCGTCAAGAAATGTTTGTTCGGCTGAATCTGCCTGAAACGGGAATGCATGCAGGATGGGTGCTCAAGGGGCAAAGTCTGCCGGTCTGTGGCTGAGAAGTCAGAACAACTGGATGCTTTCGCGTTCACTGCTGCGGGAAAGATGCAGCACCTCTTTCTGCAGAGACGATGCAATCTGTTGAATTCCGGAATTGCTGGTGAAAGAGGCCTGAATGTCTTTTGAGGTTTCCATCGAAACGGATCGAGGCGT is a window of Planctopirus limnophila DSM 3776 DNA encoding:
- a CDS encoding NAD-dependent epimerase/dehydratase family protein, which produces MDQRDLPLLLVTGTTGLVGRHVVLWAAKNGYRVRGLVRKPSSCAGFFPEELMPVIELVEGDLEDGVSLEKAVQNVNFIVHCAAKVGDWGPTEEYRQVNVEGTRLLIEAARKQPAFEKFVHISSLGVFPAKDHYGTDEDVPVSTSGIDGYTLTKRESEQLVSDYSQKEKFPAVILRPGFIYGPGDRSVLPRLIERLKTKQFAYLGSPEKLMNNTSVHNLVQAVATVLKHTTPAGRIYHVTDGRLVTKREFVETVARCAKLPLPKKVVPLPVAKVLAKVLERIWKLLGKQEAPLLSSARIKFLGLNLDFSSHRLQMELGYQPVIDFQQAMPAAVADLCGAPAETFVEPPQRKIA
- a CDS encoding thioredoxin family protein → MLFHSIARNMIFIGLWLAWPALLAAGEFNTVLSIGDKAPAWSKLPGADGKEHSLADLAECKAVVLVFTCLSCPTAVDYEERIEKLRKDYAPRGVEVVAVCVNQVPQDRLEAITQRVQKKGYSFPYLYDETQKIAKDYGAIFTPEFYVLDGERKIAYMGAMDDKTEAESVEVKYVSAALDAILSGQPVPKAEVIARGCRIRYARERRESK
- the murG gene encoding undecaprenyldiphospho-muramoylpentapeptide beta-N-acetylglucosaminyltransferase: MKSSRRTPKILFAGGGTGGHLFPGLATAAAIEEICPKAKFLFAGTERPLEREILATSPYEQTTLPAEPLRNLWQSPLRFLSRSFTAWRAALKIVDQFKPTTVVGLGGYASVPMLLAARRRKIPYILLEQNTIPGRATRCMATKAHCICVTFDETRAYLPRSCKVLVTGNPLRTEICQLAETAYTPERKTLVILGGSQGADRLNEAVALMLEQNGKMLEGWDVIHQSGPRQEVALKARYARRSLPCEVHAFIKDMQSVYRRAGIAIARSGATTLSELACAGIPSILVPYPESSDGHQLRNAESFAKRQASLVVEQAADVLETSKQLEAALNALVTDYRHREAMSREAKSWARLDAARRIAAEVLELAQLDKNHLKEAT